The Misgurnus anguillicaudatus chromosome 23, ASM2758022v2, whole genome shotgun sequence sequence TTGGAGAGATAACAATGGTAGAGTTTTTACTTCAGAAGGTGAGACGGACATCTATCTTCAAACTGGTGAGACAAAATTAGTCAGGATAGTGTAAAACAACActctttttgtttttaatcaggGGGCAGATCCGAAAACGATGGCCCGGGAACGAGAAAGCGCCCTGTCTTTGGCCAGCGCTGGGGGATTTGCAgatattgttaatattctgCTACAACATGAGGTTGATATTGATTCCTATGATTGGGTATGTATATTACTttgattattattagtggtggccaaagattaatcgcatacaaaataaaagtgagttttgtttgtaattattatgtatatttaaaatatatatatttttttatatatatatatatatatatatatatatgtatatatatatatatgtatatatatatgtatatatatgtaataaggaatatatatatatatatatatatatatatacatatatatatatataatttttttaatatgtaataaggaatatatacaaataaatagatatacacatgtaaatgtttcttaaatgaatgtgtgtgtgcgtatatatatatatatatatatatatatcagtatacttcaaaaaattactttttaaaacagAATGGCGGGACTCCTCTTCTGTACGCAGTTCGCGGgaatcacttgaaatgtgtcgaAGCTCTCTTAAGTAAGTCTattgacatttatttttcaaGCACATTTGTGATAAAGCCTAAGAGGTAACTTTGTGTTCAGGATCTGGGGCAGACATCACATTTGAAGCAGACTCTGGATACAGCCCTGTGGCCCTTGCCGTTGCTTTGGGCCACAAAAAAGGTACCAATCATCACCATCCAAACAAATAATTCATTTTACTCTACGACAGAATTTGTGTACTGAATGAGAAGGCTAATaataaaatcaattaaatttgtGAACTAAAATGTTTTCAAGTCCTCAAAATGCCACTGGTAGAGACTCCAAGATAGAATAGGGTCAGATTTGGGAGACATCCTAAACATGCATTGTTGGaacagggttgggaaacactgctctatAAGTCGTTTTGTAGTTCATCATGCTAACAGTTGTGTCTACCAATTTGTTTGCAGTGCAAAAACTCCTTGAAGATCACATACTGAAACTGTTTCGGGGGCCAGTTTCGGTATCGGAAAACACATGAAGCAAACGTCTGCCTTAAAAACTGTTCTTCAATAATCCTGCATACTTTATAGGTTGAAATGGAAGATGTAAAGAGAAATCAGATTTTCTatacttttttaataaaaacactctTATAAACACATAGTTTACATCTGTATTGACTTGAAAAGGCATACTGTGTAAATATATGATCAAAATTGGTACATCCAGACCCTCTGTATTACAAATACAAAGAAACTTGATATTACCAAGAAGGGACTTCGTGCGCAGAGGTGAACGGAGTCTGTCAATCACCAAAGGAAAAAAGCTGGTTGGCATTCCCTCCTCTTCATACTTCCTCTCGGCTCTTTTTCTCAGAACATTACAAAACTTTTTCCCCCAGGATGTCCAAAGTGTAAACAATTATTCTTCCAAAAAAGTCAGTACTGTTTTCAAACACTATTTTAAGTCTCTGCACCAAAGGACTATCCGGAATGGGAAAACTGTGGGTGAGGAATCAAGGATTCGATAAGCTTGGGATGGATGTGGTGTTGTGCTGCCCGAAGGATGAGGTGATGATGTGCATGCATCTAAATATGTATGTTTAAATATAGTGTAGAAACAGCAGCACATATAAGGATATCTGTAGACTGTTGTCGTCCTCTGGATAAAAGTCTAAAATATGTTTGAGGTCATCATCTTTGGCACTACCtgtaaagaaaatgtatttcaatacttattatttatattcTTGTACTTGCAATTGATTTAACATGCAGTTTAATGTAAACATACGTATTACTTAATCTATTAAAATTAACAGTAAAATAATTgtaatataaagtaacactGAATTACCAGCAGTTTAGTTATAAAGGCATTTTCCATTCATCATGACAGAAACAGCTTATTTATTAAGGCAAAAGTGGGATATGTTTGATTTCTGGAAAGGAAAAGTTATAAAAAGAGGTACTGATGGgctcaactttattttattttagttaaacaataaaatatttaataaacagtaGGGTTAAATTGAATTATGACTTTTCGTTTTAGTATTAACCATTAAGAAATGAcattaacaaaatatttataaacaaaacaattaagaaaaaattgtaattattaaatatttattaaatatgatacaaaatacaattaataaattgtttatttaaaaaaaatacattaatttaaaatatatttcaaactttacgATTAAAATCCAGTTTAGTTCCTTTGCCGCGATTTGTGTTTCTATGGTAACAGAGGCTTCTCTGATTGGCGGATCTGGTCATCTGGGTTGTTAAAAAAGTTGAAAGTCACGCAAAAACAAACTGTCGGAACTCATGGTAGGTCTTGAAAGCTTTTTCTGTTACAGATATCTCGAAGATAAGAGTTTAACGTTGACAAAAACCTTCTAGTTTGCAGGATTTCCCTGAAAATCCTCCTTGAAATTGGAGCCTCAGCTCGGTCGCTTTCACCGGCTGTGGAAAATCCAAAATAACCCACTGAGATCCACCCTAAAAGAccaaacaaatattaatagggGGAAGTagcctttaaaaaataatttaaaatgatatcAATACAGTATTTATACGTTAAGGTATTTGTAGTTCAAACATAATAACAGCAAATTTACCGTGTCTTAATACAGTTTAACCTTGATAACgttatttgtattaaaataaattacctGGTCAGAGTTCCAGCATGTCTCTTCATTGGCATCAAACATAAACTTTTTGCCAAATTGTTTGACATCTCTGTTCAGCACTGAGCTCACCCTGTATGTATAATATTATAAACTTAGTTTACGTGATCTCACCTATTATAGTACAACAGCCTGAGCCTATACTGCGTTTCACTAATACATACTCATTTAGCATACcgatattttacaaataataacGTTATTCTTACCTGCTTTGCGTGTTGTTACAAATCAATGAAGCTGCCATATTATCCACGACCTTTCAACTCAGACACGTGACAAAATGACGACACGGGGATGTCACTCTGATTCCTTTTCCTGCCAGTAGATGCCAGTGTTGCTCCTCAATTGTCAGGTCCTCTTTGAGGGTTGTGGCTAGAAgcgatacagctacggccaaaatCTCGTAATcctcctacccccaaacctaaccctaaacttgacattttacaggatttaggccgtagctgtatcctgTCTAGcagaaccgctgttttcatcctaatcctgcCCCCAAAACGAACCCTAAACTCAAtatctcgcgagatttggccgtagctgtatcccctctagCTAGAACCCTCTTTGAGCTTGTATTTCATTATATACTGCTATGCCATTATAtctcaacatttttttttttactttaaggcCCACCATTGTCCCCCACTTATAATTATTGCTAAGAGATATATAGATTTTAAGCCCTTTTAATGCTTggcttctttctttctttctttctttattcattcttcacaccattccagcatctaggGCTATATTTATGGCGAGAaccagttaatccatacacaggttggggaaggggcaatttggtatctccaatttacctaacttgcatgtttttggcctgtgggagggaACCCATGCTGATACAGGGAGAATATGCAAACTAGACGGGGCTCAAACCAGGGACCTTTTTGCTGTAAGGCAACAGTGCTGCCCACTGAGCCGCTGTGCCGCCTGCTTGGCATGTCTTATTGTGAATAATATTAAATCATCTTGCTTTTGATTGAGAAAAACTACCTTGCAGAAA is a genomic window containing:
- the rfxank gene encoding DNA-binding protein RFXANK, with product MENRPDESVLNHSTTLTNKQRGNEATVRPATLDVLSIHQLSAQGEISQVETHLARDSSLLNSQDERGFTPLMWAAAFGEITMVEFLLQKGADPKTMARERESALSLASAGGFADIVNILLQHEVDIDSYDWNGGTPLLYAVRGNHLKCVEALLRSGADITFEADSGYSPVALAVALGHKKVQKLLEDHILKLFRGPVSVSENT
- the nr2c2ap gene encoding nuclear receptor 2C2-associated protein; the protein is MAASLICNNTQSRVSSVLNRDVKQFGKKFMFDANEETCWNSDQGGSQWVILDFPQPVKATELRLQFQGGFSGKSCKLEGSAKDDDLKHILDFYPEDDNSLQSFPIPDSPLVQRLKIVFENSTDFFGRIIVYTLDILGEKVL